The genomic region GAAAAGCCTTTGATGAACACGGGACCGAAATGCTTCGGCCTGTCTTTGAAGCCCTTTCCGAAGAAATAACTTATGATGAATTGATAGTGGTGCAGCTTCATTTAATTTCAGAAGGGTGACCCTTTGCTTACTGAATATTCTCAACATCGTAAAGCCCGAAAATCTACGCCCAATAAAAAAGCACGAGCTGTAAAACAACCCGTGCTTATATAAAAAGTATTCTATTCCGGTGTATTAATCGATCCGGTTCAGATACCTGAAGAAGTCACTGTCGGTAGAGAGAATGACGTTTGTTTGATCGTCCATAGTTTTCACGTAGGCATTCATCGAACGCATAAACGAATACAGCTCTCTCGCTTGTGGCGATTTGTTATAGGCTGCATTGTAAATTGCTGCTGCCTGGGCATCGGCATTACCGCGAATAATTTCGGCTTCCCGGAATGCCTCAGACTGAATGCGGGCAAGGTCTCTTTCCTTTTCACCATTTATTCGTGACGCTTCACCCTGACCTTCAGACCTGAATTCATCCGCTATTCGGTTTCGTTCAGAAATCATACGGTCATACACCGTTTGGCGCACATCTTCCACATAATTTACACGCTTGATACGGAAGTCCAGAATCACTATTCCCAGGTCTTTAGCCCGCTCGTTTCCTTTTTCCTGGATTTCATCCTGAATGAATCCACGTCCTGTTTCGATAGTCTCCAGCGAATCTTCCACCACTTCTAAAATAGCGGCCCCGGAAGTATCCGGTTCACGGTTGCTGGTTCGTACAATTTCCAATAAATCGTGAGACGCAATGGCATTTCGGGTTTCCCCATCCAGAATATCATCAAGACGAGACTGGGCCCCGCGTTCATTGCCTAATCGTTGGTAAAACTGCAGGGGATCTGTAATCTGCCAACGCGCATAGGAATCCACAAAAATGAATTTTTTATCCCGTGTTGGAATTTGGTTACGATCTCCATCCCATTCCAGGTACCGTTTCTCGAAAA from Gracilimonas sp. harbors:
- the hflC gene encoding protease modulator HflC, which produces MSQAKGIIAVVIGLVLFLTAIDGFYIVHETEQVIITQFGDPVGEAITQPGLKFKIPFMQTANFFEKRYLEWDGDRNQIPTRDKKFIFVDSYARWQITDPLQFYQRLGNERGAQSRLDDILDGETRNAIASHDLLEIVRTSNREPDTSGAAILEVVEDSLETIETGRGFIQDEIQEKGNERAKDLGIVILDFRIKRVNYVEDVRQTVYDRMISERNRIADEFRSEGQGEASRINGEKERDLARIQSEAFREAEIIRGNADAQAAAIYNAAYNKSPQARELYSFMRSMNAYVKTMDDQTNVILSTDSDFFRYLNRID